Proteins from a genomic interval of Cucumis melo cultivar AY chromosome 7, USDA_Cmelo_AY_1.0, whole genome shotgun sequence:
- the LOC103494612 gene encoding uncharacterized protein LOC103494612 — protein sequence MSCGGEAGKQWTCAKAGAASLQKVGLIVRDIGEPCLSQSPIKVVITVNRMLKPEKWLAAFDSDGKALGFQKTLKSIVLGGVDPSIRAEVWEFLLGCYAVGSTAEHRGQLRTARRERYKYLIEECRMIHSSIGTGSLAYPVGSKVMDMRTSSKEGPREAENESREVSILNTHTVEDSFCRNNNCIDKSYTCERENSNDSAELASVRESTDSAADGSTCCVPISGPCNCHSLKPGSEADGSAIVTENDYDFPPLPVINLFDKDNRDKNKYFLHNAKLSTQRELRFEDGSMHSFQINNNEDLVIESTASSSNNVSHPISSEIEMIHVDSSDPEFQNNSSCNNVKPNAPETEYLNATVHCNSGTSEDRVSEWLWTLHRIVVDVVRTDSHLEFYEDTRNLARMSDILAVYAWVDPATGYCQGMSDLLSPFVVLFEDNADAFWCFEMLLRRMRENFQMEGPIRVMKQLEALWKILELTDREIFTHLSHIGAESLHFAFPMLLVLFRRELSFNEALCMWEMMWAADFDESRAYSLESSCLEALTLQLPRGSEVEISEGDMDNSNINTKDTLQSNNGNLERSSCDNAGMKSTSAHTFCGLTRNLCSRNDPTKKCTAISSTEQGDDELPVYCVAAILIMNRQKIIRETRSIDDLIKIFNDKMLKISVKRCIRTAIKLRKKYFSKVIKKRKPPISL from the exons GTAAACAGAATGCTCAAGCCAGAGAAGTGGCTGGCTGCATTTGATAGTGATGGAAAGGCTCTTGGTTTTCAGAAGACACTCAAATCAATAGTTTTGGGG GGTGTGGATCCGTCTATTAGGGCAGAAGTATGGGAATTTTTGCTTGGTTGTTATGCTGTAGGTAGCACTGCTGAGCACCGAGGCCAACTAAGGACTGCCAGAAG GGAACGTTACAAGTACCTGATCGAGGAGTGTCGGATGATACATTCTAGCATAGGAACTGGTTCCCTAGCCTACCCTGTGGGTTCTAAAGTTATGGATATGAGGACGTCGTCTAAAGAGGGACCAAGGGAAGCTGAGAATGAAAGTAGAGAAGTTTCTATTCTTAATACTCATACAGTAGAAGATTCTTTTTGTAGGAATAATAATTGTATAGATAAATCATACACATGTGAAAGGGAAAACTCGAATGATTCAGCAGAACTTGCGAGTGTTAGAGAAAGTACAGATAGTGCGGCAGATGGGTCCACCTGTTGTGTCCCCATTTCTGGTCCTTGCAATTGTCATTCCCTAAAACCTGGGAGTGAAGCAGATGGATCGGCAATTGTTACAGAAAATGATTATGATTTTCCTCCTCTACCTGTCATCAACTTGTTTGACAAGGACAACCGTGATAAGAACAAATATTTCCTGCATAATGCCAAACTTTCAACTCAACGTGAATTGAGATTTGAAGATGGCAGCATGCACAGTTTTCAGATAAATAACAATGAAGATTTAGTTATTGAATCAACTGCCTCATCCTCCAACAATGTTTCTCATCCCATTAGCTCTGAAATTGAAATGATACATGTCGATTCCAGCGATCCAGAATTTCAGAATAATAGCTCATGCAATAACGTGAAGCCAAATGCACCAGAAACAGAATACTTAAATGCAACAGTCCACTGTAATAGTGGTACTAGTGAAGATAGAGTATCTGAATGGCTTTGGACTCTGCACCGAATAG TGGTAGATGTGGTTCGAACGGATAGTCATCTTGAGTTCTATGAGGATACGAGAAACTTAGCTAGAATGTCGGATATCCTTGCAGTTTATGCATGGGTTGATCCTGCGACTGGTTATTGTCAAG GAATGAGTGACTTGCTGTCTCCTTTTGTTGTTCTATTTGAGGATAATGCTGACGCATTTTGGTGTTTCGAGATGCTCTTAAGAAGAATG CGTGAGAATTTTCAAATGGAAGGCCCAATTCGGGTGATGAAACAGTTAGAAGCATTGTGGAAAATTTTGGAACTTACTGACAGGGAAATCTTCACTCACCTGTCGCATATAGGTGCTGAGAGCCTACATTTTGCATTTCCAATGCTCTTGGTACTTTTTCGTCGGGAGCTATCATTTAATGAGGCACTTTGTATGTGGGAG ATGATGTGGGCTGCTGATTTTGACGAATCAAGAGCTTACAGTTTAGAGAGTAGTTGTCTGGAAGCATTGACCTTACAACTTCCAAGAGGCTCGGAAGTGGAAATAAGTGAAGGAGACATGGACAATAGTAATATTAACACGAAAGACACCTTACAATCAAATAATGGAAATTTGGAACGTTCATCATGTGACAATGCTGGAATGAAATCAACATCTGCCCACACTTTTTGTGGCTTGACAAGGAATCTTTGTTCAAGGAATGATCCTACAAAGAAGTGCACTGCAATATCATCAACTGAGCAAGGTGATGACGAGCTTCCTGTTTATTGTGTTGCAGCAATCCTTATAATGAATCGCCAAAAGATAATTAGAGAAACACGTTCTATTGATGATCTAATAAAG ATTTTCAATGATAAGATGCTGAAGATTAGTGTCAAAAGATGTATACGTACAGCAATCAAATTGCGGAAGAAATATTTCTCCAAG GTAATCAAGAAAAGGAAGCCTCCAATCTCATTATGA